One Rhea pennata isolate bPtePen1 chromosome 3, bPtePen1.pri, whole genome shotgun sequence DNA segment encodes these proteins:
- the TTLL2 gene encoding probable tubulin polyglutamylase TTLL2, translating into MMADDHGAREILKPLVFRLHENVPEIVREVLLERGWTEFDQKEQDDTDWNLYWRNSPFRMTDYCSIKPWQRLNHYPEAVRITRKDYLARHLKRMKGAYGSALYEFSPVAFIMPNDFIKFMAEYSKEKQSLDRRPSYWICKPVDLSRGRGILIFQDIKDFVYDCTVIVQKYISNPLLISGYKLDLRLYVCVTSFCPLIIYTYEEGLVRFATEKFDLSSLDNVYSHLTNTSINKYGASYKKYKEGIGCGCKWTFSKFRSYLRIYGVDDLLLWNKINNIVMLTLLAVTPLPAASNCFELFGFDILIDDKFKPWLLEVNYNPALCLDCSTDATVKRKLLHDVVELLNYKQIDALRQNPAAGTKAGRTRVPLSTPGKSALQEAPDLLTYQGEAECTAASSVQSAVQAAKGSIHKVVTQTKKTARGHPRKTLTSQLRERMNMPKTSSQARDEAKSRQIPGAVHYPHQFVQPSRWLPTPDFWNCKLTTLPYFLSDKDQRPIPRAGNFVLIFPFNEAALQASRDGTDVKSIIQEINKLVNKQLPSKQQKTKKRVDYLAFV; encoded by the coding sequence ATGATGGCAGATGATCATGGTGCAAGAGAGATCTTGAAGCCTTTGGTGTTCCGTCTCCATGAAAATGTCCCTGAAATAGTCCGTGAGGTTTTGCTGGAACGTGGCTGGACTGAATTTGACCAAAAAGAGCAAGATGACACAGACTGGAACTTGTACTGGCGGAACTCACCTTTCCGTATGACAGACTACTGCAGCATTAAACCATGGCAGAGACTTAATCACTACCCAGAAGCTGTCAGGATCACCAGAAAAGACTATCTGGCAAGGCATCTGAAACGTATGAAAGGAGCATATGGATCCGCTCTATATGAATTTAGTCCAGTGGCCTTCATCATGCCCAATGACTTCATCAAATTTATGGCAGAATATAGCAAAGAGAAACAGTCACTGGATAGAAGACCTAGCTACTGGATTTGCAAGCCTGTGGATCTCTCCCGTGGAAGGGGAATACTCATTTTCCAAGACATTAAAGACTTCGTATATGACTGTACAGTCATTGTGCAGAAGTATATTAGCAACCCCTTGCTCATTTCAGGGTATAAATTGGATCTCCGCCTCTATGTTTGTGTCACGAGTTTTTGCCCCCTCATTATTTACACTTACGAAGAAGGATTGGTGAGGTTTGCCACTGAAAAGTTTGACCTCAGTTCTTTGGACAATGTATATTCTCACCTAACAAACACTAGCATCAACAAGTATGGAGCttcatataaaaaatataaagaaggGATTGGCTGTGGCTGCAAATGGACATTCAGCAAATTTCGTTCCTACCTTCGAATTTATGGGGTGGATGACCTGCTCCTCTGGAATAAGATCAACAACATTGTGATGCTGACCCTGCTTGCTGTAACTCCCTTACCAGCAGCTTCCAATTGCTTTGAGCTCTTTGGCTTTGACATCCTGATTGATGACAAATTCAAGCCATGGCTTTTAGAAGTCAACTACAATCCAGCCTTGTGTTTAGACTGTTCCACTGATGCcactgtgaaaagaaaacttcttcATGATGTTGTGGAACTGCTGAACTACAAGCAGATTGATGCTCTCAGGCAAAACCCAGCAGCTGGGACGAAAGCTGGTAGAACACGTGTGCCTTTAAGCACACCTGGCAAAAGTGCACTGCAGGAGGCCCCTGACTTACTCACCTACCAAGGAGAGGCTGAATGCACTGCTGCTTCCTCAGTGCAGTCTGCTGTGCAGGCTGCAAAAGGATCAATTCATAAGGTGGTCACTCAGACTAAGAAAACTGCCAGAGGACATCCAAGGAAGACACTGACTTCCCAGCTACGGGAAAGGATGAACATGCCAAAAACATCCTCCCAAGCAAGAGATGaagcaaaaagcagacaaatCCCAGGAGCTGTGCATTATCCACACCAGTTCGTCCAGCCCAGCCGCTGGTTACCCACACCTGATTTCTGGAACTGCAAATTAACCACACTCCCCTATTTTCTCTCTGATAAAGACCAGAGGCCTATCCCCCGGGCAGGAAATTTTgtccttatttttccttttaatgaagCTGCACTTCAAGCTTCCAGGGATGGGACAGATGTAAAGAGCATCATACAGGAAATAAACAAGTTAGTGAACAAACAGTTACCATCGAAAcagcagaagacaaagaaaagagtaGACTACTTAGCTTTTGTGTAA